The following are encoded in a window of Danio aesculapii chromosome 12, fDanAes4.1, whole genome shotgun sequence genomic DNA:
- the calcoco2 gene encoding calcium-binding and coiled-coil domain-containing protein 2 — protein sequence MNPVMSDRTEEESIVIMETSSFAQVVFNDVPPSYPPNTAVTCRFTLTGDLQPNPRDWIGIYKVGWNSAQQYYNYVWVEAPHLDQAEPEQVIFKESYLPKEDGEFYQFCYVDSSGHVKGASTPFCFQNPEASLDCSLEKDLLVITTQEQAEIMEKEKEDFLKEIESLKETNTILRNELDERLHELSRLRSAMEDLRSKDKPETPLPDEQSYNTIEESLTPLQEKYEKAVQKIFVLKKERTELQQQLEIQDTENLQLSTLLKEMEQNYSKVQDQAKLLQLDVQSSRKDNEKLQMEIQELRKDCRAENKALQTSMSEQVAQENNKVQIQALLTQLTEARGLLRTEVQTCKEACRRAEGAEQELRELKKKQEEMSQKQAEDEETSQIQTQLQQAQNKVYELAETSRLEREKLVERNEELQDEVNQLRRTLFDYQVASVAAMSDQISSPQPQSPPASAENFEDIDELTANPAQTDTQARVCQHCQESFPGISEDELAQHEQCHKVCPFCTLICDDWQQQEFEDHVYSHAD from the exons ATGAACCCCGTCATGAGCGACAGAACGGAGGAAGAGTCGATCGTTATAATGGAGACATCGTCATTCGCTCAGGTAGTTTTTAACGACGTTCCTCCGTCATACCCGCCGAACACTGCCGTGACCTGCCGGTTCACACTCACTGGAGACCTGCAGCCCAACCCCAGGGACTGGATCGGTATCTACAAA GTTGGTTGGAATTCAGCACAACAATATTATAACTATGTTTGGGTGGAAGCCCCTCACCTGGACCAAGCTGAACCTGAACAAGTGATTTTCAAAG AGAGCTATCTGCCCAAGGAAGATGGGGAGTTTTACCAGTTCTGCTATGTAGACAGCAGTGGGCATGTCAAAGGAGCCAGCACTCCATTCTGCTTTCAAAACCCAGAAGCAAGCCTGGACTGCAGTCTGGAGAAGGACCTGCTGGTCATAACAACACAG GAGCAGGCAGAGATAatggagaaagagaaagaagacTTTCTGAAGGAGATCGAGTCCTTGAAAGAAACAAATACAATCCTGAGAAATGAGTTGGATGAAAGACTGCATGAGTTGAGCCGACTCAgg AGTGCCATGGAGGATTTGAGATCAAAGGATAAACCGGAAACACCACTGCCAGATGAACAGAGTTATAATACCATCGAAGAG TCACTGACTCCTCTTCAAGAAAAGTATGAGAAAGCTGTTCAAAAGATCTTTGTGCTGAAGAAAGAGAGAACTGAGTTACAGCAACAGCTTGAAATCCAGGACACTGAAAACCTTCA ACTGAGTACCTTGTTGAAAGAAATGGAACAAAATTACAGCAAAGTACAGGACCAGGCCAAGCTGTTACAG CTGGATGTGCAAAGCAGCAGAAAAGACAATgagaagctccagatggaaatcCAGGAGCTCAGGAAAGACTGCAGGGCTGAAAACAAAGCGCTACAAACATCCATGTCAGAGCAAGTAGCCCAAGAAAACAACAAA GTACAGATCCAGGCCCTGCTCACTCAGCTGACCGAGGCCAGAGGGCTGCTTCGAACAGAAGTTCAGACCTGTAAAGAAGCCTGCAGACGTGCAGAAGGAGCGGAGCAGGAACTGAGGGAGCTGAAGAAGAAGCAGGAGGAGATGAGCCAGAAACAGGCCGAGGACGAGGAAACCAGTCAAATCCAG ACACAACTTCAACAGGCGCAAAACAAAGTCTACGAATTGGCAGAGACATCGAGATTAGAGCGAGAGAAGCTTGTGGAAAGGAATGAG GAGTTGCAGGATGAAGTAAATCAACTTCGTCGGACATTGTTCGACTACCAGGTCGCATCTGTTGCCGCGATGTCTGATCAGATTTCCAGTCCTCAACCTCAAAGTCCACCAGCCTCCGCTGAAAACTTTGAGGACATTGATGAACTGACAG CAAATCctgcacaaacagacacacag GCTAGAGTGTGCCAGCACTGTCAGGAGAGTTTTCCTGGCATCAGCGAGGATGAACTGGCACAACACGAACAGTGTCACAAAGTGTGCCCGTTCTGCACTCTGATCTGTGATGACTGGCAACAGCAGGAGTTTGAAGATCATGTCTACAGTCATGCGGATTAG
- the LOC130238382 gene encoding syntaxin-4-like: MRRTQHGVLSREFLELMGRCNTIQAQYRDRNVERIKRQLKITGNSVSDDELETMLESGQTDVFTQNILNDAKATRQALNEIESRHDEIIKLERSIKELHDMFQYLAMEVEAQGEMVDRIESNIKMSHDYVEKAVADTDAAVKTSKKVRKKKIYIAICLAVLLLIIAICLAVSFS, from the exons ATGAGGAGAACTCAG CATGGTGTTTTGTCCCGTGAATTCCTGGAACTGATGGGTCGCTGTAATACAATTCAAGCCCAATACAGAGACCGCAATGTGGAGAGGATTAAAAGACAACTCAAAATCA CTGGTAACAGTGTGTCAGATGACGAGCTTGAAACAATGCTTGAAAGTGGAcaaacagatgttttcacacaAAAT ATTTTGAATGATGCAAAAGCGACCAGACAAGCTCTGAATGAGATCGAGTCACGACACGATGAGATCATCAAACTGGAGAGAAGCATCAAAGAGCTACATGACATGTTTCAGTACCTTGCAATGGAGGTGGAAGCACAG GGTGAGATGGTGGACCGAATTGAGTCGAACATTAAAATGTCCCATGACTATGTGGAAAAGGCGGTTGCAGACACAGACGCTGCtgtaaaaacatcaaaaaaagtGCGGAAG AAAAAGATCTATATTGCGATATGCCTTGCTGTTTTACTTCTGATAATAGCCATTTGCCTGGCTGTCAGTTTCTCTTG a